In Solanum stenotomum isolate F172 chromosome 6, ASM1918654v1, whole genome shotgun sequence, one DNA window encodes the following:
- the LOC125867344 gene encoding pentatricopeptide repeat-containing protein At1g59720, chloroplastic/mitochondrial → MILSTTPTRPTATLTINTNTSEHRRHILQILTQCTSISQLKQVHAYTLRTTPLDHPDALFLYSRILHFASMNDLDYSFKLFGNLENPNSFIWNTLIRGCAHSNDRKGEAFLLFQRMVKSVEPDKHTFPFVLKGCAYLFTLSEGKQAHGVAVKLGFDSDVYVNNSLIHFYSSCGCLKDARKVFDEMPERSLVSWNVMIDALVQSAEFENALRMFSEMQKVFESDGYTMQSVLDACAGLGALSLGIWAHAYILRKCESSVDFDLLVNNCLLNMYCKCGSVDIAAQVFERMSRRDLNSWNTMILGFAMHGEVEAAFRCFNQMVSKRVMPDSITFVGILSACNHRGLVDEGRSYFDKMVSEYKIRPVLEHYGCLVDLLARAGRIDKALDVVSNMPMKPDAAIWRSLLDGCCKKNADIEFSEEVARKIMESEGSDTSGVYVLLSRVYATANRWDEAGMIRKLMTDKGIRKDPGCSLIEINGVFHEFFAGDTSHLHTTEIYEFLDVIEKRLKAAGYVPDLSHASTVDELDNGKRQSLKLHSERLAIAYGLLKLKPGTPLRIFKNLRICSDCHNVTKLISKVFDVEIIVRDRVRFHHFRNGSCTCQDYW, encoded by the coding sequence ATGATTCTATCAACAACACCAACAAGGCCAACGGCAACTCTCACCATCAACACCAATACGAGTGAGCATCGACGCCATATCCTCCAAATCTTGACGCAATGCACTTCAATTTCTCAGCTCAAACAAGTACACGCTTATACTCTTCGAACAACCCCATTAGACCACCCAGATGCCCTTTTCCTCTACAGCAGAATTCTCCATTTTGCTTCCATGAATGATCTTGATTATAGTTTTAAACTCTTTGGTAATTTGGAAAACCCCAATTCCTTCATTTGGAATACTCTAATTAGAGGTTGTGCTCATAGTAATGATCGTAAAGGTGAAGCCTTTTTGCTTTTTCAAAGAATGGTTAAGAGTGTTGAGCCTGATAAACATACTTTCCCATTTGTGCTCAAGGGTTGTGCTTACCTTTTTACTCTTTCTGAAGGGAAACAAGCACATGGGGTTGCGGTGAAACTTGGATTTGATTCAGATGTGTATGTGAATAATAGTTTGATTCATTTTTATTCGTCTTGTGGGTGTTTGAAGGATGCGAGGAaggtgtttgatgaaatgcctGAGAGAAGTTTGGTTTCTTGGAATGTTATGATTGATGCTCTGGTTCAATCGGCTGAGTTTGAAAATGCGTTGAGAATGTTTTCGGAGATGCAGAAGGTGTTTGAGTCTGATGGGTATACGATGCAGAGTGTTCTTGATGCTTGTGCTGGTTTGGGTGCGTTATCATTGGGGATATGGGCTCATGCTTATATTTTGAGGAAGTGTGAGAGTTCCGTAGATTTTGATTTGCTGGTGAATAATTGTTTACTGAATATGTATTGTAAATGTGGTTCGGTGGATATAGCTGCTCAGGTTTTCGAGAGGATGAGTAGACGTGATTTGAATTCTTGGAATACGATGATATTAGGATTTGCAATGCACGGGGAGGTTGAGGCAGCGTTTCGTTGTTTTAACCAAATGGTTAGTAAAAGAGTAATGCCTGACTCCATCACATTCGTTGGTATTTTGAGTGCTTGTAATCATAGGGGCTTGGTTGATGAGGGTCGTAGCTATTTTGATAAAATGGTTTCCGAGTATAAGATTAGGCCTGTTTTAGAGCACTATGGTTGTCTAGTTGACCTTTTGGCACGTGCGGGGCGTATTGACAAAGCTCTTGATGTTGTATCAAACATGCCAATGAAACCTGATGCAGCAATATGGAGGAGTCTTCTTGATGGTTGCTGCAAGAAAAATGCTGACATAGAGTTCAGTGAAGAAGTGGCTAGGAAAATAATGGAGTCTGAAGGAAGTGACACTAGCGGTGTTTATGTTCTGCTGTCAAGAGTATATGCAACTGCTAACAGATGGGACGAGGCTGGAATGATTAGGAAATTGATGACCGATAAGGGTATTAGAAAAGATCCAGGTTGTAGTTTAATTGAAATTAATGGTGTTTTCCATGAGTTTTTCGCTGGAGATACTTCTCATTTGCACACTACAGAAATTTACGAGTTTTTGGATGTTATAGAAAAAAGACTCAAAGCAGCAGGGTATGTTCCTGACCTGTCACACGCATCAACGGTTGATGAACTTGATAATGGAAAGAGACAGTCACTTAAACTGCACAGTGAGAGACTTGCCATTGCTTATGGACTTCTGAAACTAAAACCAGGTACTCCTTTACGCATTTTCAAGAATTTGCGTATATGCAGTGACTGTCACAATGTAACCAAATTGATTTCAAAAGTCTTTGATGTTGAAATTATTGTTAGAGATCGTGTTCGGTTTCATCACTTTAGGAATGGGTCCTGTACCTGCCAAGATTATTGGTGA